In Meiothermus sp. QL-1, one DNA window encodes the following:
- a CDS encoding alanyl-tRNA editing protein, with the protein MRLYWEQPYQSSFEARVLRAWSEDGAHYAVLDQTLFYPSGGGQACDRGSLEGVPVLEVKEVQGEVVHRLARPLQTGQRVLGQLDWPWRYRQMQRHTAEHILGQAFLRAAGWRVQAVNMTGALATIDLDGEPAEAIVQQAEHLANQAVYANAEVRAYFIQEAEVPQHGLRRAPRVGGLLRVVEVVGWDKVACGGLHVARSGEAGPIKIVRFERYKGGTRVYFVAGWEALELFEQEHRLLKRLGERFSSGPLEVEKPIARLREAFYQLKGENARLKDELAEQIVRSLLGEFPGRTIAAQVPEAVLEAVGKRLAEWPGVLALLVAQEEERVRYALLKHPSRQENLDALWEAVLRPLGARGGGALVKLGVLGVAPHRALEAFRTYLERR; encoded by the coding sequence AGGACGGGGCCCACTACGCGGTGCTGGACCAGACCCTCTTCTACCCCAGCGGCGGGGGGCAGGCCTGCGACAGGGGAAGCCTGGAAGGGGTGCCGGTGCTGGAGGTGAAGGAGGTCCAGGGAGAGGTTGTGCACCGGCTGGCCCGGCCCCTGCAGACCGGTCAGCGGGTGCTGGGCCAGCTCGACTGGCCCTGGCGCTACCGCCAGATGCAGCGGCACACCGCCGAACACATCCTGGGCCAGGCCTTTTTGCGGGCTGCGGGGTGGAGGGTGCAGGCGGTCAACATGACCGGCGCGCTCGCCACCATAGACCTCGATGGCGAGCCCGCCGAGGCCATCGTCCAGCAGGCAGAGCACCTGGCCAACCAGGCGGTCTACGCCAACGCCGAGGTGCGGGCTTACTTCATCCAGGAGGCGGAAGTCCCTCAGCACGGCCTGCGGCGAGCACCCAGGGTGGGCGGCCTATTGCGGGTGGTGGAGGTGGTGGGCTGGGACAAGGTGGCCTGCGGAGGGCTGCACGTGGCCCGCAGCGGCGAGGCCGGCCCCATCAAAATCGTCCGCTTCGAGCGCTACAAAGGGGGCACCCGGGTCTACTTCGTGGCCGGCTGGGAGGCTCTGGAGCTCTTTGAGCAGGAACACCGGCTGCTCAAGCGCCTGGGGGAGCGCTTCAGCAGCGGGCCGCTGGAAGTGGAAAAGCCCATCGCCCGCCTGCGGGAGGCCTTCTATCAGCTAAAGGGGGAAAACGCCCGCCTGAAGGATGAACTCGCTGAGCAGATTGTGCGCAGCCTGCTGGGCGAGTTCCCCGGGCGCACCATCGCCGCCCAGGTACCTGAGGCGGTGCTGGAGGCGGTGGGCAAGCGGCTGGCCGAGTGGCCCGGGGTGCTGGCGTTGCTGGTGGCCCAGGAGGAGGAAAGGGTTCGCTATGCCCTGCTGAAGCATCCGAGCCGCCAAGAGAACCTGGACGCCCTGTGGGAGGCGGTGCTCAGGCCGCTCGGGGCCCGGGGCGGGGGGGCTCTGGTCAAGCTGGGGGTGCTGGGGGTGGCCCCCCACCGGGCCCTCGAGGCCTTCCGGACCTACTTGGAGAGGCGGTAG
- a CDS encoding glycerol-3-phosphate dehydrogenase/oxidase — MERAQALERLNQERFDLLVIGGGASGAGVALEAALRGLRVALVERYDFAEGTSSRSTKLIHGGVRYLELAVKTLDRSQLHLVQDALRERAILLRLAPHLARPLWLLTPLYRPLELPYYYLGLKLYDLLAGRARLAPARLLSARAAQARFPALRQGLVGAVAYQDGQFDDARYNLELALTAAQTGAVVLNYAEVAALVKKEGRLAGAVVKDRQGGGEVEVAARVVVNATGPFADAIRHLDDPEVPPLLTTSSGVHLVLGPGYTPPDTGLLVPKTEDGRVLFVLPWLGGTLVGTTDQPAPLDDHPPVQEAEVAYVLRQVRPYLGEIPQTAVRSAWSGLRPLVARGATQTARLVRDHLIEESASGLLTLTGGKWTTYRKMAQDLVDYAIGRFGLPAGPSLSAKTPLLGGQGFTPEGAGRLQAMGLEPGAALHLHQAYGARAPEVARLVLEGLDRPLAEGWPYLEAEVVYAVQREMALTPLDVLCRRTRLAFLDRQAALAALPRVVELMGGALGWDANRRKHAEEQSRNRLLGAL, encoded by the coding sequence CTGGAGCGCGCGCAAGCCCTGGAGCGGCTGAACCAGGAACGCTTCGACCTTTTGGTCATCGGCGGGGGGGCCAGCGGGGCCGGGGTGGCCCTCGAGGCCGCCCTGCGGGGCCTGCGGGTGGCTCTGGTGGAGCGCTACGACTTCGCTGAAGGCACCTCGAGCCGCAGCACCAAGCTCATCCACGGTGGGGTGCGCTACCTGGAGCTGGCGGTCAAGACCCTCGACCGCAGCCAGCTCCACCTGGTGCAGGACGCCCTGCGGGAGCGGGCCATCCTCCTCCGGCTGGCCCCCCACCTCGCCCGGCCCCTCTGGCTCCTTACCCCCCTCTACCGGCCGCTCGAGCTGCCCTACTACTACCTGGGCCTCAAGCTTTACGACCTGCTAGCGGGAAGGGCCCGGCTGGCCCCAGCCCGCCTCCTGAGCGCCCGGGCGGCCCAGGCCCGGTTTCCCGCCTTACGCCAGGGCCTCGTCGGGGCGGTGGCCTACCAGGATGGGCAGTTCGACGACGCCCGTTACAACCTGGAGCTGGCCCTCACCGCTGCCCAAACCGGGGCAGTGGTCCTCAACTACGCCGAGGTCGCCGCCCTCGTCAAAAAGGAGGGACGGCTGGCGGGAGCGGTGGTCAAGGACCGGCAGGGAGGAGGGGAGGTGGAGGTGGCTGCCCGGGTGGTGGTCAACGCCACTGGCCCCTTCGCCGATGCCATACGGCACCTGGACGACCCTGAGGTCCCCCCCCTTCTCACCACCAGCTCAGGGGTACACCTGGTGCTGGGCCCAGGGTACACCCCTCCGGACACCGGCCTCCTGGTGCCTAAAACCGAGGATGGTCGGGTACTCTTCGTGCTGCCCTGGCTGGGGGGAACCCTGGTGGGTACCACCGACCAGCCCGCCCCCCTTGACGACCACCCCCCGGTACAGGAGGCCGAAGTGGCCTACGTGCTGCGGCAGGTTCGACCCTACCTGGGCGAGATTCCCCAAACAGCGGTGCGCTCAGCCTGGTCGGGCCTGCGCCCGCTGGTGGCCCGGGGGGCCACCCAGACCGCCCGGCTGGTGCGCGACCACCTGATCGAGGAGAGCGCCTCGGGCCTGCTGACCCTTACGGGGGGCAAGTGGACCACCTACCGCAAGATGGCCCAGGACCTGGTGGACTACGCCATCGGGCGCTTCGGCCTACCGGCAGGTCCTTCCCTGAGCGCCAAAACCCCTTTGCTGGGCGGGCAGGGCTTCACCCCGGAAGGGGCCGGGCGGCTCCAGGCGATGGGCCTGGAGCCTGGTGCTGCCTTGCACCTGCACCAGGCCTACGGGGCTCGAGCCCCAGAGGTAGCCCGCCTCGTGCTGGAAGGCCTCGACCGCCCCCTGGCCGAGGGCTGGCCCTATCTGGAGGCTGAAGTGGTCTATGCCGTGCAGCGCGAGATGGCCCTCACTCCCCTGGACGTGCTTTGCCGCCGCACCCGGCTGGCCTTCCTGGACCGGCAGGCCGCCCTGGCCGCCCTGCCCCGGGTGGTGGAGCTGATGGGTGGCGCTTTGGGCTGGGACGCTAACAGAAGAAAGCACGCGGAGGAACAAAGCCGAAACCGGCTTCTAGGGGCGCTTTAG